Proteins found in one Blattabacteriaceae bacterium genomic segment:
- a CDS encoding valine--tRNA ligase: protein MKITAKYNSKYVEEKHYKEWIQSGFFNSKPDKRKPYTLVIPPPNVTGRLHMGHMLNNTIQDVLARRARLRNYNVCWVPGTDHAAIATENKVVNQLKKEGISKEYLGRKAFLARVWNWTNKHRNIIFDQLKRLGCSCDWRRSRFTLDSRFSESVTKAFIALYKKGLIYRAYRMIHWDPEVKTTLSDEEIFYEERFGKLYYLKYFIENTEEFILVATTRPESITGDSAICVNPNDQRYFHFKNRRAIIPILGRLIPIIEDEYVKMSFGTGCLKVTPSQNFTDKALAEKHDLEFIKGGKYKRRAIIKDLEKMGALVRMEKHSHKIGISERSSSIIEPRLSMQWFLQVKPLAKNALKAVKKGEIKFFPEELKNVYRYWMENLKDWNISRQLWWGHRIPVYYYDNAFVVARNTEAASIKTNNLKQDTDVLDTWFSSWLWSISIFDRTDILYYYPTQDLVTAPDILFFWVARMIMAGYSFLGEKPFNKVYFTGIVRDNQRKKMSKSLGNSPESVDLINQYGADGVRAGLLLSTKAGDDLRFSEILCIQGRNFSNKIWNAFRLIKQWEESLVDNHIYSSSILAVDWFSHRFYQALEEIEKSFEDNKISEALMSLYKLIREDFCSYFLELVKPDKGKNIGLEVFSKTVEFFENLLKLLHPFMPFITEEIWQNLKIRSAEAKEYLMVYDWPKKKNYQTKILEDFENYAKIIKKIRFLRKYNKISQKEQLDLFILTKKPRRNLSIIKKLGVISKIEYVNKKPIYETISFFLVSDEYHLKKIFKRKIDFSSEKDKLEKDLHHYRNLLERSRKNISNKKFILFAPKEIIEREKKKEFDILEKIRWIENHLHMIKSNLVQKNKN, encoded by the coding sequence ATGAAAATTACTGCAAAGTACAATTCAAAGTATGTGGAAGAAAAGCATTATAAGGAATGGATACAATCAGGTTTTTTTAATTCAAAACCTGATAAAAGAAAGCCTTATACATTGGTTATTCCTCCTCCAAATGTTACAGGAAGACTTCACATGGGGCATATGCTAAACAATACCATACAAGATGTCTTAGCCAGAAGAGCGCGATTGCGTAACTACAATGTTTGTTGGGTTCCAGGAACTGATCATGCAGCTATTGCTACAGAGAATAAAGTGGTAAATCAACTAAAAAAAGAAGGTATTTCTAAAGAATATTTAGGAAGAAAAGCTTTTCTAGCTAGAGTTTGGAATTGGACAAATAAACATCGAAATATCATTTTCGACCAATTAAAAAGACTAGGATGCTCCTGTGATTGGAGAAGAAGTAGATTTACACTAGATTCAAGGTTTTCTGAATCAGTTACTAAGGCTTTCATAGCTCTTTATAAAAAAGGATTAATATATAGAGCATATAGAATGATACATTGGGACCCTGAAGTAAAAACTACTCTCTCAGATGAAGAAATCTTTTATGAAGAACGTTTTGGTAAACTTTATTACCTCAAATATTTTATTGAAAATACAGAAGAATTTATTCTAGTGGCTACTACACGTCCAGAATCCATTACTGGAGATTCTGCTATTTGCGTTAATCCTAACGATCAACGTTATTTTCATTTTAAAAATCGTAGAGCGATTATTCCCATCTTAGGAAGATTAATCCCTATTATTGAAGATGAATATGTAAAAATGAGTTTTGGTACGGGATGTTTGAAGGTAACTCCATCTCAGAATTTTACTGATAAAGCATTAGCTGAAAAACATGATTTAGAATTTATAAAAGGGGGTAAATACAAACGAAGGGCAATCATAAAAGATCTAGAGAAAATGGGAGCTCTAGTAAGAATGGAAAAACATTCTCATAAAATAGGAATTTCAGAACGTAGTAGTTCTATTATTGAACCTAGACTGTCTATGCAATGGTTTCTTCAAGTAAAACCATTAGCGAAAAATGCTTTGAAAGCTGTGAAAAAAGGAGAAATTAAATTTTTTCCAGAAGAATTAAAAAATGTATACAGATATTGGATGGAAAACTTAAAAGATTGGAATATTTCTAGGCAACTCTGGTGGGGCCACAGAATTCCAGTTTACTATTATGATAATGCTTTTGTTGTAGCAAGGAATACTGAAGCAGCTAGTATAAAAACTAACAACCTTAAACAGGATACTGATGTTCTAGATACTTGGTTTTCTTCTTGGCTTTGGTCAATATCTATTTTTGATAGGACAGACATTTTATATTATTATCCAACACAAGATTTGGTTACCGCTCCAGATATTTTATTTTTTTGGGTAGCCAGAATGATTATGGCTGGGTATTCTTTTTTAGGAGAAAAGCCTTTTAATAAGGTTTATTTTACAGGAATTGTTAGAGACAATCAACGTAAAAAAATGTCTAAATCACTAGGAAACTCCCCAGAGTCTGTTGATTTAATAAATCAATATGGGGCAGATGGAGTTCGTGCAGGATTACTATTAAGTACTAAAGCAGGGGATGATTTGCGTTTCAGCGAAATTCTCTGTATACAAGGTCGTAATTTTTCGAACAAGATATGGAATGCATTTAGATTAATTAAACAATGGGAGGAATCTTTAGTGGATAATCATATATATTCGTCTTCCATACTAGCTGTTGACTGGTTTAGTCATCGATTCTATCAAGCTCTTGAAGAGATAGAGAAATCTTTTGAAGATAATAAGATTTCTGAAGCATTAATGAGTTTATACAAACTGATTAGAGAGGACTTTTGTTCTTATTTTCTAGAACTCGTAAAACCAGATAAAGGTAAAAATATTGGGCTGGAAGTGTTTTCAAAAACCGTTGAATTTTTTGAAAATTTGCTGAAGCTTTTACATCCCTTTATGCCTTTTATCACAGAGGAAATTTGGCAAAATCTCAAGATTAGATCAGCTGAAGCTAAGGAATATTTAATGGTTTATGATTGGCCGAAAAAAAAAAATTATCAAACAAAGATATTAGAAGATTTCGAAAATTATGCTAAAATTATCAAGAAAATTAGATTTTTGAGAAAATATAATAAAATATCTCAAAAAGAGCAATTAGATCTGTTTATTTTAACTAAAAAACCAAGGAGGAATCTATCCATTATTAAAAAATTAGGAGTAATCTCTAAAATAGAATACGTTAATAAGAAACCTATCTATGAAACTATTTCGTTCTTTTTGGTATCTGATGAATACCATCTAAAAAAAATCTTTAAACGGAAAATAGATTTTTCATCTGAAAAAGATAAATTAGAAAAAGACCTTCATCATTATAGAAACTTATTAGAAAGAAGTAGAAAAAATATTTCTAACAAAAAATTTATTCTTTTTGCTCCAAAAGAAATTATAGAAAGAGAAAAAAAAAAAGAATTTGACATTCTTGAAAAAATTCGTTGGATAGAGAATCATCTTCATATGATTAAAAGCAATTTAGTTCAAAAAAACAAAAATTAA
- a CDS encoding nucleoside-diphosphate kinase, with protein sequence MKFTLAIIKPDAVKNCYEYLILDQIRYSGFKIRALKMMMFSKKDAQEFYSVHKYKSFFDSLVEFMSNHPIIAAVLEKNKAVSDFRLLIGDTNFKKAKEGTIRKSYAKSLKRNAIHGSDSDVSAFREINFCFFELNCF encoded by the coding sequence ATGAAATTTACGCTTGCTATAATTAAACCTGATGCTGTTAAAAACTGCTATGAATATCTTATTTTAGATCAAATAAGATATTCTGGATTTAAGATTCGTGCTCTAAAAATGATGATGTTTTCCAAAAAAGATGCCCAAGAATTTTATTCTGTTCATAAATATAAGTCTTTTTTTGACTCATTGGTTGAGTTTATGAGTAACCATCCAATAATTGCAGCTGTTTTGGAAAAAAACAAAGCGGTTTCAGATTTTAGATTGCTTATTGGAGATACAAATTTCAAAAAAGCAAAAGAAGGAACCATTCGAAAATCTTATGCTAAATCTTTAAAGCGTAATGCTATTCATGGATCTGATAGCGATGTAAGCGCTTTTAGGGAAATTAATTTTTGTTTTTTTGAACTAAATTGCTTTTAA
- the rsmH gene encoding 16S rRNA (cytosine(1402)-N(4))-methyltransferase RsmH has translation MKKKIYHKPVLINSSTENLVFNPNGTYIDVTFGGGGHSRAILEKLTKKGRLLAFDQDEEAIKKNPIKDKRLKIFNKNFRFIKDVLNLKKINNVSGVIIDLGVSWHQIDSAYRGFSTRFNYPLDMRMNLRSKYSAKEILKYYSEKKLSEVFYKYGEFKNSKFIAKRIVKKRAKKNIETSFDLMELFKEIKKQKFFARLFQALRIEVNDEINALKELLTQSSSFLSKEGRISVISYHSLEDRLVKRFFKTGSFEGFLEKDFFGKKNIHLESIYSKAITPNNEEITRNKRARSARLRIAKKL, from the coding sequence ATGAAAAAAAAAATATATCACAAACCTGTACTAATAAATTCAAGCACAGAAAATTTGGTTTTTAATCCGAATGGAACATATATTGATGTTACATTTGGGGGAGGGGGACATTCTAGGGCAATTTTGGAAAAATTAACCAAAAAGGGTAGGCTATTAGCCTTTGATCAAGATGAAGAAGCTATAAAAAAAAACCCAATTAAAGACAAAAGATTAAAAATTTTTAATAAAAATTTTAGATTTATAAAAGATGTTTTGAACCTTAAAAAAATAAATAACGTATCAGGTGTTATAATTGATTTAGGAGTTTCTTGGCACCAAATTGACTCCGCCTATCGTGGTTTTTCTACTCGTTTTAATTATCCTCTTGATATGAGAATGAACTTGCGTTCTAAATATTCAGCTAAAGAAATACTGAAATATTATTCAGAGAAAAAATTAAGTGAAGTTTTCTATAAATATGGAGAATTTAAAAACAGCAAGTTTATTGCTAAAAGAATAGTAAAAAAACGTGCAAAAAAAAACATAGAAACTTCATTTGATTTAATGGAGTTATTTAAAGAAATTAAAAAGCAAAAATTTTTTGCTCGACTTTTCCAAGCACTTAGAATAGAAGTAAACGATGAAATCAACGCTTTAAAAGAACTATTGACTCAATCTAGTTCTTTTTTGAGTAAAGAAGGAAGGATCTCTGTAATTTCCTATCACTCACTTGAAGACCGTTTGGTTAAACGTTTTTTCAAAACAGGATCGTTTGAAGGTTTTTTAGAAAAAGATTTTTTCGGAAAAAAAAATATTCATTTAGAATCTATTTATTCCAAAGCTATTACTCCAAATAATGAGGAAATAACAAGGAATAAACGCGCAAGAAGTGCTCGATTGAGAATAGCCAAAAAACTATAG
- the gltX gene encoding glutamate--tRNA ligase: protein MRKKLLKKVRVRFAPSPTGPLHLGGLRTALYNYLFAIKNQGSFVLRIEDTDTERFVPESESYISQVLEWCGIRPDECPFFRVSHGPYRQSERKYIYIYQASQLLKKGFAYYAFDSNETLEKIRNKFQKNGEKFLYNSIIREKMENSLSLSYKEVHRRLEKPYVIRFKTPYKNECLEIYDEVRGKIHINTSTLDDKILLKSDGMPSYHLANVIDDHLMHISHVIRGEEWLPSMGFHCLLYRSFGWEIPKFVHLPLILNPRGKGKLSKRDKGKFPIFPIQWRDPETGIVLRGYREYGYFPEAIINMLAFLGWNPGGVEEFFLMNDLVRKFSLEKVGKSSVYLSLEKARWFNHQYLKKKTLYEISALFRKNIEKHHILYDENYIRKVLESVRKRVCFINEIWEQSSYFFICPKSYDKCYLQKIRSSRYCFIVKDLKKLLESVEDFKESSLKIKIKDFSKQHNISSVFFQKKLRLALVGSLRGVGIFFLMEMIGKRETLSRVECFYRACNARV from the coding sequence ATGAGGAAAAAATTACTGAAAAAAGTAAGAGTACGATTCGCCCCAAGTCCTACTGGACCTTTACACTTAGGGGGGCTTCGTACGGCTCTGTATAACTACCTGTTTGCTATAAAAAACCAAGGAAGTTTCGTTTTGCGAATAGAGGATACAGATACAGAAAGATTCGTTCCAGAATCTGAATCATACATATCTCAGGTTCTTGAATGGTGTGGAATAAGACCTGATGAATGTCCATTTTTTAGAGTAAGCCATGGTCCGTATAGACAATCAGAGAGGAAATATATTTATATTTATCAAGCAAGCCAACTTCTAAAAAAAGGTTTTGCTTACTATGCTTTTGATTCAAATGAAACTCTTGAGAAGATTAGAAATAAATTTCAAAAGAATGGAGAAAAATTTCTTTACAATTCTATAATTAGAGAAAAAATGGAAAATTCCCTTTCGCTTTCATACAAGGAAGTGCATCGTAGATTAGAAAAGCCTTACGTAATACGTTTTAAAACCCCTTACAAAAACGAATGTTTGGAAATATATGATGAAGTACGAGGAAAGATTCATATAAACACATCTACCCTAGATGATAAAATTCTTCTTAAATCCGATGGAATGCCTAGTTATCATTTGGCTAATGTTATTGATGATCATTTAATGCATATATCCCATGTTATTAGGGGAGAAGAATGGTTACCTTCAATGGGATTTCATTGTCTTTTATATAGATCATTTGGATGGGAAATTCCAAAATTTGTTCATTTACCATTGATTTTAAATCCAAGAGGAAAAGGAAAGCTAAGTAAACGTGATAAAGGAAAATTCCCTATATTTCCTATTCAATGGAGAGACCCTGAAACTGGTATAGTTCTACGTGGATATAGAGAATATGGTTACTTCCCAGAAGCTATTATCAATATGCTTGCTTTTTTAGGATGGAATCCAGGAGGAGTGGAAGAATTTTTTCTAATGAATGACTTAGTCAGAAAATTTTCTCTGGAAAAAGTTGGAAAATCCAGTGTCTATCTCAGTCTAGAAAAAGCTAGATGGTTCAATCACCAATATTTGAAAAAAAAAACACTTTACGAAATAAGTGCTCTTTTTCGAAAAAATATTGAAAAACATCATATTTTATATGATGAAAATTATATACGAAAGGTTCTAGAATCTGTAAGAAAAAGAGTTTGTTTTATTAATGAAATTTGGGAACAATCATCGTATTTTTTCATATGCCCTAAAAGCTATGATAAATGTTATCTACAAAAAATTAGATCAAGCAGATACTGCTTTATCGTAAAAGATTTAAAAAAACTCTTGGAATCTGTAGAAGATTTTAAAGAATCTTCTTTAAAGATAAAAATAAAGGATTTTTCAAAACAACATAACATAAGTTCTGTTTTTTTTCAAAAAAAATTGAGACTTGCCTTAGTTGGAAGTTTGCGGGGAGTTGGCATTTTTTTTCTAATGGAAATGATAGGAAAGAGAGAAACGCTTAGTAGAGTAGAGTGTTTTTATAGAGCATGTAATGCTCGTGTTTAA
- the trxA gene encoding thioredoxin: MAKEINLKKVFFQSKTPVLVDFWAPWCGPCLAISAEIDELAEKYKGKAFIVKVNVEKHPEIAKEFNIRSIPTLVFFKSGKEIYRHIGYAKKSILESKLENVFEEDFF; this comes from the coding sequence ATGGCAAAAGAAATAAATTTAAAAAAAGTTTTTTTCCAATCTAAAACTCCTGTTCTAGTAGATTTTTGGGCACCTTGGTGTGGTCCTTGCTTAGCTATCTCGGCAGAGATAGACGAATTAGCAGAAAAATATAAAGGAAAAGCTTTTATTGTAAAAGTTAATGTGGAGAAACATCCTGAAATTGCTAAAGAATTCAATATACGAAGTATCCCTACTCTAGTTTTTTTTAAAAGTGGAAAAGAAATATATAGACATATAGGATACGCAAAAAAAAGTATTCTGGAATCTAAATTAGAAAATGTTTTTGAAGAAGATTTTTTTTAA
- the argB gene encoding acetylglutamate kinase translates to MIHLIKIGGNIIDNVDLLKDSLTAFHKLDGGKILIHGGGKICGKVSEILGVYSYFFNGRRITDDITLDVVTMIYAGLINKKIVCFLQSLGCLALGFSGADGNFIKAFRPSLRERNYGYGNVGNLSKKSLNLPFLNFLLEKGFIPVMCSITHDGNGGLLNTNADNIAANVAESLISHHKVSLHFVFEKKGVLLDLKNDNSFIHKMDEKTYQELKKKKVIADGMITKLESAFLALKAGVTLVKIGLFIEKKKYGTILTLKKEKYGKRNKFKKSFFPI, encoded by the coding sequence GTGATTCATTTAATAAAAATAGGAGGAAATATTATCGATAATGTAGATCTGTTAAAGGATTCTTTAACAGCTTTTCATAAGCTTGATGGAGGTAAAATATTAATTCATGGAGGTGGAAAAATTTGTGGAAAAGTTTCTGAAATATTAGGCGTTTATTCTTATTTCTTTAATGGAAGACGAATTACGGATGATATAACACTTGACGTTGTCACTATGATATATGCTGGACTTATTAATAAAAAAATAGTGTGTTTTCTACAATCTTTAGGTTGTCTTGCGTTAGGATTTTCTGGAGCAGATGGAAATTTTATTAAAGCTTTTAGACCTTCTTTAAGGGAAAGAAATTATGGGTATGGGAATGTAGGAAATTTAAGTAAAAAAAGTTTAAACCTTCCTTTTCTAAATTTTCTTCTTGAAAAGGGATTTATTCCTGTTATGTGTTCAATTACCCATGATGGAAATGGTGGTTTGCTAAATACCAACGCAGATAATATTGCTGCAAATGTGGCAGAATCTCTAATTTCGCATCATAAGGTTAGTTTACACTTTGTATTTGAAAAAAAAGGTGTTTTACTTGATCTAAAAAATGATAATTCATTTATTCATAAAATGGATGAAAAGACCTACCAAGAATTGAAAAAAAAGAAAGTAATTGCAGATGGCATGATTACTAAATTAGAAAGTGCTTTTTTAGCTTTAAAAGCTGGAGTTACTCTCGTAAAAATAGGTCTTTTTATAGAGAAAAAAAAATATGGAACAATTTTAACATTAAAAAAAGAAAAATATGGCAAAAGAAATAAATTTAAAAAAAGTTTTTTTCCAATCTAA
- a CDS encoding N-acetylornithine carbamoyltransferase, with protein sequence MNQFLSIEDVEDLRILIEKVKYLKKNPYYFQKIGEKKTIGLVFFNPSLRTRLSSQKAAFNLGVNIWILNTENDSWKIEMNDGTVMEKSQEHIKEAIYVMSLYCDILGVRTFPKFLDRSYDSKELFLKKIKNYSRVPVVSLESATLHPLQSLADVITIEEFRPTKKKRIKVVLSWAPHVRVLPHSVPNSFLQWVSELSKVDLVITHPKEYELDKRFSKMAKITYDQKEAFEGADFIYAKNWSSYLSYGKILSQDTNWRITKEKMSLTNNGKFMHCLPVRRGIVVEDSVLDGKNSLVFQQAENRIFSTQTVFIEILKKILSDSFNKNRRKYYR encoded by the coding sequence ATGAACCAATTTCTAAGTATAGAAGATGTAGAGGATTTACGGATCCTCATTGAAAAGGTTAAGTATTTAAAAAAAAATCCTTATTATTTCCAAAAAATAGGAGAAAAAAAAACTATAGGTTTAGTTTTTTTTAATCCAAGCTTACGTACTCGTTTAAGTAGTCAAAAGGCTGCTTTTAATTTAGGAGTCAATATTTGGATCTTAAATACAGAGAATGATTCTTGGAAAATAGAAATGAATGATGGAACTGTTATGGAAAAAAGTCAAGAACACATTAAAGAAGCTATCTACGTAATGAGTCTTTATTGTGATATTTTAGGAGTACGAACTTTTCCAAAATTTTTAGATAGATCTTATGATTCCAAAGAACTTTTTTTAAAAAAAATAAAAAATTATTCTAGAGTACCTGTAGTTAGTCTAGAGAGTGCAACTTTGCATCCTCTGCAATCCTTAGCTGATGTAATTACCATTGAAGAATTCCGTCCGACTAAAAAAAAAAGGATTAAGGTTGTATTAAGTTGGGCTCCACATGTAAGAGTTTTACCTCATTCAGTCCCTAATTCTTTTCTGCAATGGGTATCCGAACTTTCGAAAGTTGATTTAGTTATTACTCATCCAAAAGAGTATGAACTAGATAAACGTTTTAGTAAAATGGCAAAAATAACTTATGATCAAAAGGAAGCTTTTGAAGGGGCTGATTTTATTTATGCTAAAAATTGGAGCAGTTATTTATCATACGGAAAAATACTTTCTCAAGATACTAATTGGAGAATTACAAAAGAAAAAATGAGTTTAACTAATAACGGGAAGTTTATGCATTGTCTTCCCGTCCGAAGAGGAATAGTGGTGGAAGATTCTGTACTAGACGGAAAAAATTCTCTTGTTTTTCAACAAGCTGAAAACAGAATTTTTTCTACACAAACAGTTTTCATTGAAATTCTCAAAAAAATATTAAGTGATTCATTTAATAAAAATAGGAGGAAATATTATCGATAA
- the carB gene encoding carbamoyl-phosphate synthase (glutamine-hydrolyzing) large subunit yields MKIKKVLLIGSGALKIGEAGEFDYSGTQALKAIREEGIFTVLINPNVATVQTSEGIADKVYLLPIHAYFVEQVIQKETPDGLILAFGGQTALSCGLELYKKGIIEKYKLKVLGTPIQSIVRSEDRALFRKELQTLGIKNAISVAVDSIEKAMKKAEEVGFPMIVRSSYALGGLGSGFAYDINELKFIAVKAFSYTNKIILEESLKGWKEIEYEVIRDRFDNCIAVCNMENIDPIGVHTGESVVVAPSQTLSNSESYNLRDISTRIIRHFGIIGECNVQFALSPNSVDYRVIEVNARLSRSSALASKATAYPLAFIASKLALGYGLHKLNNIITGITSAFFEPALDYIVCKLPRWDLKKFDSVYQKISSSMKSVGEVMSLGGSFEEALQKGLRMLDLGLLGFINPKKLFLTTHEMIEEMLKNPTDKRIQVIESAFYAGFTIEEIHHLTMINPWFLKRLESLFLTKNNFISYGNWSKIPYKSLIESKKQGFSDEQIASFFVVEEDFQRVSKYIRKNRKSLSIIPFIRRVDTLAAEYPANTNYLYLSYHAAKHDVICNRKSILILGSGVYRIGSSVEFDWCSVKTLETIKEIGYQSLMINYNPETVSTDFDKCDRLYFEELSIERILDILELEKPLGIIASMGGQITNNLALKLYKSGIPVLGTSPISIDKVENRHIFSKSLDILGISQPLWQEFSDFSYAEDFTKKVGFPVLLRPSYVLSGASMQVVYNYDYFNFYIKKYGKIATEHTIVLSKFIENAKEIEFDAVAAFGKIFFYAISEHVEFAGIHSGDATLIYPPKNIGFFSRKKIERLSQKIAKHFNISGPFNIQFLLENNHIQVIECNLRASRSFPLVSKVSNINMIDLATKAIFGKKLFWKNKNLNMSFLGVKASQFSFSRLHGSDPILGVEMTSTGEVASIGISLEEALMKAMFSAGYRINEKNIFINALFFEIEALKIYALFATWKYWNLLYKQGIKSIFIHGSKYIMKVEKLDVVINISKKLINLDDDYVIRRAAIDLNIPLITDCCLAKTFINAFCKLSIDDLYPVSLDTYNEPISKYRRCRGFTDPH; encoded by the coding sequence TAAACTAAAAGTATTAGGAACTCCAATTCAGTCTATTGTTAGAAGTGAAGACAGGGCTCTTTTTCGTAAAGAGCTCCAAACTCTTGGAATAAAAAATGCAATAAGTGTAGCAGTGGATTCTATTGAAAAAGCTATGAAAAAAGCTGAAGAAGTGGGATTTCCCATGATAGTTCGTTCTTCTTATGCTTTGGGGGGCTTAGGAAGTGGATTTGCGTATGATATTAATGAACTAAAATTTATAGCTGTAAAAGCTTTTTCGTATACGAATAAAATTATTCTAGAGGAATCTCTTAAAGGATGGAAAGAAATAGAATATGAAGTTATTCGTGATCGTTTCGATAATTGTATTGCTGTTTGTAATATGGAAAATATTGACCCAATTGGGGTTCATACTGGAGAAAGCGTTGTTGTGGCACCTTCTCAGACTTTGAGTAATTCCGAATCTTATAATCTAAGAGATATTTCTACTCGAATTATTCGTCATTTTGGTATTATTGGAGAGTGTAATGTCCAGTTTGCTTTATCTCCAAATTCAGTAGATTACCGCGTCATTGAAGTTAATGCACGTCTTTCTCGTTCAAGTGCCCTTGCCTCTAAAGCAACTGCTTATCCATTAGCTTTTATAGCCTCTAAGCTTGCATTAGGTTATGGCTTACATAAGCTTAATAATATTATTACTGGAATAACTTCAGCTTTTTTTGAACCAGCTTTAGATTATATCGTTTGTAAATTACCCCGTTGGGACCTTAAAAAATTTGATAGTGTTTACCAAAAAATTAGTAGCAGCATGAAAAGTGTTGGAGAGGTAATGTCTCTCGGTGGATCTTTTGAAGAAGCTTTACAAAAAGGTCTTCGGATGCTTGATCTAGGCCTCCTAGGTTTTATTAACCCGAAAAAGCTTTTTTTAACTACCCATGAAATGATTGAGGAAATGCTGAAAAACCCAACAGATAAACGTATTCAAGTAATAGAATCAGCTTTTTATGCTGGATTTACTATTGAGGAAATTCATCATCTTACAATGATAAACCCTTGGTTCTTGAAAAGATTAGAAAGTTTATTCCTAACAAAAAATAATTTTATTTCTTATGGAAATTGGTCTAAAATTCCATATAAATCTTTAATAGAATCTAAAAAGCAAGGGTTTTCAGATGAACAGATTGCAAGTTTTTTTGTGGTTGAAGAAGATTTCCAGAGAGTATCAAAATATATAAGAAAAAATAGAAAATCTCTATCAATTATTCCTTTTATACGCAGAGTTGATACATTGGCTGCTGAATATCCTGCAAATACGAATTACCTTTATCTAAGCTATCACGCAGCTAAACATGATGTAATCTGCAATAGAAAATCCATACTAATTTTAGGATCAGGTGTATATCGCATTGGTAGCAGCGTGGAATTTGATTGGTGTAGTGTTAAAACACTAGAAACTATTAAAGAAATAGGATATCAATCTTTGATGATAAACTATAATCCAGAAACAGTTAGTACTGATTTTGACAAATGTGATAGGCTTTATTTTGAAGAGCTTAGTATTGAACGTATTTTAGATATTCTAGAACTAGAAAAACCTTTAGGAATAATAGCCTCTATGGGAGGACAAATTACCAATAATTTAGCTTTAAAACTCTATAAAAGCGGTATTCCTGTATTAGGCACTTCTCCTATTTCTATTGATAAGGTGGAAAACAGACATATTTTTTCTAAGTCTTTAGATATTCTAGGAATTAGTCAGCCACTTTGGCAAGAATTCTCTGATTTTTCTTATGCTGAAGATTTTACTAAAAAAGTTGGATTTCCAGTTCTACTACGTCCTTCTTATGTTCTTTCAGGTGCATCAATGCAAGTAGTTTACAATTATGATTATTTTAATTTTTATATTAAAAAATATGGAAAAATAGCTACAGAACATACTATAGTTTTAAGCAAATTTATTGAAAATGCTAAAGAAATTGAATTTGACGCAGTTGCTGCTTTTGGTAAAATTTTTTTTTATGCAATTTCTGAACATGTGGAATTTGCTGGAATCCATTCAGGTGACGCTACTTTAATTTATCCACCAAAAAATATTGGGTTCTTTTCTAGAAAAAAAATAGAAAGACTATCTCAAAAAATTGCTAAACATTTTAATATTTCTGGTCCTTTTAATATCCAATTTTTACTTGAAAATAATCATATTCAAGTAATAGAGTGTAATTTAAGGGCATCGAGAAGCTTCCCTTTAGTTTCAAAAGTTTCGAATATTAACATGATCGATTTAGCTACAAAGGCTATTTTTGGTAAAAAACTTTTTTGGAAAAATAAAAATTTAAATATGAGTTTTTTGGGGGTGAAAGCTTCTCAATTTTCTTTTTCTCGCCTACATGGATCTGATCCCATTCTCGGAGTTGAGATGACTTCAACTGGAGAAGTGGCAAGTATTGGTATAAGCTTAGAAGAAGCTTTAATGAAAGCGATGTTTTCGGCTGGATACCGAATTAATGAAAAAAACATTTTCATTAATGCCTTATTTTTCGAAATTGAAGCATTAAAAATCTATGCTCTATTTGCTACATGGAAGTATTGGAATTTATTGTATAAACAAGGGATAAAATCCATTTTTATACATGGGTCGAAATATATTATGAAAGTAGAAAAATTGGACGTTGTTATTAACATTTCTAAAAAATTAATAAATTTAGATGATGATTATGTCATTCGTAGGGCTGCAATAGACTTAAACATTCCTTTAATAACTGATTGCTGTTTAGCAAAAACTTTTATAAATGCTTTTTGCAAACTATCGATAGATGATCTTTATCCAGTATCTTTAGATACTTACAATGAACCAATTTCTAAGTATAGAAGATGTAGAGGATTTACGGATCCTCATTGA